In Sphingomonas psychrotolerans, the following proteins share a genomic window:
- a CDS encoding chymotrypsin family serine protease translates to MFTQPAAAQLLQTREAALAQDAGEYARLYGVAQDEALRRLRVQHESVAATDAIARRYRDRLAGISVQHRPDYRYIVYLTGDDPVAEMHLRFGDASIPLVFRTGARSSRDRVVWAITYHQAAIRAALPSPPSMGLDPRTGELVVIVGNAIAAADGGAAALDARLEKLTGVPVQVRVLERTDVNLGLHGGGRLDGISPDDGKRYRCTTGFAVTDGARSGITTAAHCLDEMTYYDPQRRPTPLIFVGQWGWGYHDVQIHAGAAPERPLIYSDTARMIERPVELQRARPSTRAGDFVCHRGESSGYSCAEVELLDFAPAGDLCGGACLPTWVTVAGPNCRGGDSGGPVFSGTTAFGVVKGASYRRDGSCAFYFYMSLDYLPAPWSLLLDAAPARAGR, encoded by the coding sequence ATGTTCACGCAACCCGCCGCGGCACAGCTGCTGCAAACGCGGGAAGCGGCACTGGCGCAGGATGCCGGCGAATATGCCCGCCTCTATGGCGTGGCGCAGGACGAGGCGCTTCGAAGGCTCCGGGTGCAGCACGAAAGCGTCGCCGCTACCGACGCGATCGCCCGCCGCTATCGCGATCGCCTCGCCGGCATCTCGGTCCAGCATCGCCCGGATTATCGATACATCGTCTATCTGACGGGGGATGATCCAGTGGCGGAAATGCACCTCCGCTTCGGCGACGCGAGTATACCCTTGGTCTTTCGGACCGGCGCCAGATCGAGCCGCGATCGCGTGGTCTGGGCCATCACTTATCATCAGGCGGCCATACGCGCCGCCTTGCCGAGCCCGCCCTCGATGGGTCTCGATCCCCGCACCGGCGAGTTAGTCGTCATCGTCGGCAATGCCATCGCCGCAGCCGATGGCGGCGCCGCCGCACTCGATGCCAGGCTCGAAAAGCTGACCGGCGTGCCTGTCCAGGTCCGGGTGCTCGAGCGCACCGACGTGAACCTCGGTCTTCACGGCGGCGGCCGGCTCGACGGGATCAGCCCGGACGACGGCAAACGCTATCGCTGCACGACCGGCTTCGCCGTGACCGATGGCGCGCGCAGCGGCATCACCACCGCTGCCCACTGCCTCGACGAGATGACCTATTACGACCCCCAGCGCCGGCCGACCCCGCTCATCTTCGTCGGCCAATGGGGCTGGGGGTATCACGACGTGCAGATTCACGCCGGCGCCGCGCCCGAGCGGCCGCTGATCTATTCGGACACCGCGCGTATGATCGAGCGACCTGTGGAACTGCAGCGCGCCAGGCCCAGCACGCGCGCAGGCGATTTCGTCTGCCATCGCGGCGAGAGCAGCGGCTACAGCTGCGCGGAAGTCGAGCTTCTAGACTTCGCGCCCGCCGGCGATCTTTGCGGCGGCGCCTGCCTGCCGACATGGGTCACCGTCGCCGGCCCCAATTGCAGAGGCGGGGACAGCGGCGGACCCGTTTTCAGCGGCACCACTGCCTTCGGCGTCGTCAAGGGCGCGAGCTATCGCCGTGACGGGTCATGCGCCTTCTACTTCTATATGTCGCTCGACTATCTGCCGGCGCCCTGGTCATTGCTCCTCGATGCCGCGCCTGCTCGAGCGGGGCGATGA
- a CDS encoding FadR/GntR family transcriptional regulator → MADRRLFQDIAEQISAMIAEGAFPPGSRLPGERELAERLGVSRVTIREAEIALQAQGLVRIKTGSGVYVCEPSDHAAGSLPVVSAFELTEARALFESEAAALAAPTISDEQIEVLETLVAAMSEADDGSPAATEADRAFHLTIASASGNQAIIFVINSLWRMRTEIPEICALHASVCGHDEDTRHDEHAAVLDALKNRDSVAARAAMRKHFGRLLEAMLKASEEQEMLELRRKSEASRSRFLISAQLG, encoded by the coding sequence ATGGCCGACCGCCGTCTCTTCCAGGATATCGCCGAACAGATCAGCGCGATGATCGCGGAGGGTGCATTCCCCCCGGGCTCGCGCCTGCCCGGGGAGCGCGAGCTGGCCGAGCGACTGGGAGTCAGCCGCGTGACCATCCGCGAGGCCGAGATCGCGCTCCAGGCCCAGGGCCTCGTGCGCATCAAGACCGGGTCGGGCGTCTATGTCTGCGAGCCGAGCGACCATGCCGCCGGGTCGCTCCCCGTGGTCAGTGCGTTCGAGCTCACCGAAGCGCGCGCGCTGTTCGAATCCGAAGCCGCGGCGCTCGCTGCACCGACGATCAGCGACGAGCAGATCGAAGTGCTCGAGACGCTGGTCGCGGCGATGTCCGAAGCCGATGATGGCAGCCCCGCCGCCACCGAAGCGGATCGCGCCTTCCACCTCACCATCGCTTCGGCATCGGGCAATCAGGCGATCATATTCGTGATCAACTCGCTGTGGCGCATGCGCACCGAGATCCCCGAGATCTGCGCACTCCACGCCTCGGTTTGCGGCCATGACGAGGATACGCGGCATGACGAACATGCCGCCGTTCTCGATGCGCTCAAGAACCGTGATTCAGTGGCCGCGCGCGCCGCGATGCGCAAGCATTTCGGCCGCCTGCTCGAGGCGATGCTGAAAGCGTCGGAAGAACAGGAAATGCTGGAATTGCGCCGCAAGTCCGAAGCCAGCCGCAGCCGCTTCCTGATCAGCGCCCAGCTCGGCTAA
- a CDS encoding TonB-dependent receptor: MAVANRSLRRGVNYARLALMAGVSIAAALGAGPAFSQDTPATPTGLPAEGQEDESAPIVVTGIRETIQTSIQTKRDSDTIVDAVSSKEIGELPGQSVGEVIATITGASIDRANYGPTEVSIRGLGSGLSMTTMNGREATNGSGDRAVNFGQFPSELFNAIKIYKTQQANLIEGGVAGLIELETRKPLDYKRRSIQAEIKGNYNPYQDRIAGQSGFGHRATISYIDQFKAGSIGEIGISIGYQRNDVNDPVERFYTSSTWFTCNAAIVSTANCTEVTRQQGNAGTPFFHASNSYLYRQMITSDLRNAVFGALQWQPSPTLDINLDVQYSRRQYSETRNDFGTAEGRYNLRNVVIGDDHQLLSADGSATLQTVSGLFKRDEKYLGLGGNVEWKPTDRLTVTADMGYSHTTRLDITRQVRLRTDPFDIYGVRTPINNQRIPYHVDMTQSFLPVFTYDARFDPADYEAFSDDARLTRSQDGRDDEIYAGRLDASYALDGFINRIEIGGRWAKRKFFGYSNDVNIDQADLAVDRRVNLACRTPFAQSGFLSDAPSPALGNYATFDVLCQFRQYLGTEDPGPSGDLRAVENSDVTEETWAGYAMATYAGQIGSVPVRGNFGVRGVHTQVTARGLRGDLDIVNNADGTISLRANGNFAETEVTSGTMRWLPSFNAIFDVAPKIRVRTGIYRAMSRPAPSALGAGRQITLETGAGFTNVADAINSIIATGSPRLKPTMSWNADAAFEYYANKDTLFAATLYYKRFTGGLMPIETDEDFTIGGQTYSVPVTQTTNSDDQSDLYGVELTASNQFTWLPRPLDGLGAKLSYNYAWSNYETQDIRYGDVIDSATGVVVPGLIPAAGLSGYSKHVFSAQLFYELGPASIQGIYRYRSRYYQAFTSNNTQLRYVEGNDTFDVNLGLKLNKIADIRFQALNIFNEPRVEYMPIVGSTRNVEYYGPQYFLSLRVRLR; the protein is encoded by the coding sequence ATGGCTGTCGCGAATAGGTCGCTCAGGCGCGGCGTGAATTACGCGCGCCTTGCGTTGATGGCGGGGGTTTCGATCGCCGCGGCGCTGGGTGCGGGTCCCGCCTTTTCGCAGGACACCCCTGCGACGCCAACCGGGCTTCCGGCCGAGGGTCAGGAAGACGAGAGCGCGCCGATCGTCGTCACCGGCATCCGCGAGACCATCCAGACCTCGATCCAGACCAAGCGCGATTCGGACACGATCGTCGATGCGGTCTCATCGAAGGAAATCGGCGAGCTCCCTGGTCAGTCGGTCGGCGAAGTGATCGCGACGATCACCGGCGCCTCGATCGACCGCGCCAATTACGGCCCTACCGAAGTCTCGATCCGCGGCCTTGGCTCGGGCCTCAGCATGACCACGATGAACGGGCGTGAGGCGACCAACGGTTCAGGCGACCGCGCAGTCAATTTCGGCCAGTTCCCCTCCGAATTGTTCAACGCGATCAAGATCTACAAGACCCAGCAGGCGAATTTGATCGAAGGCGGCGTCGCCGGCCTGATCGAGCTCGAGACCCGCAAGCCGCTCGACTATAAGCGCCGCTCGATCCAGGCCGAGATTAAGGGCAATTACAATCCCTATCAGGATCGCATCGCCGGCCAGAGCGGGTTCGGCCACCGCGCGACGATCAGCTATATCGACCAGTTCAAGGCCGGCTCGATCGGCGAAATCGGCATCTCGATCGGCTATCAGCGCAACGACGTGAACGATCCGGTCGAGCGTTTCTACACCAGCTCGACCTGGTTCACTTGCAACGCCGCGATCGTCTCGACCGCGAACTGCACCGAAGTCACGCGCCAGCAGGGCAATGCGGGGACGCCCTTCTTCCACGCGTCCAACTCGTATCTCTATCGCCAGATGATCACCTCGGACCTGCGCAACGCCGTGTTCGGGGCGCTCCAATGGCAGCCGAGCCCGACGCTCGACATCAATCTCGACGTCCAATATTCGCGCCGCCAATATAGCGAGACGCGCAACGATTTCGGCACCGCCGAGGGCCGGTACAACCTCCGCAACGTCGTGATCGGCGACGACCACCAATTGCTATCGGCCGATGGCTCGGCGACGCTGCAGACCGTCTCCGGGCTGTTCAAGCGCGACGAGAAATATCTCGGCCTCGGCGGCAATGTGGAGTGGAAGCCCACCGACCGGCTCACCGTCACCGCCGACATGGGCTATTCGCACACCACCCGACTCGACATCACCCGCCAGGTCCGCCTGCGCACCGATCCGTTCGACATCTATGGCGTGCGCACGCCGATCAACAACCAGCGCATCCCCTACCATGTCGACATGACGCAGAGTTTCCTGCCGGTCTTCACTTATGACGCGCGCTTCGATCCGGCGGACTATGAAGCGTTCAGCGACGATGCCCGCCTGACTCGCTCGCAGGACGGCCGCGACGACGAGATCTACGCGGGCAGGCTCGACGCCAGCTACGCTCTCGACGGCTTCATCAACCGCATCGAAATCGGCGGGCGCTGGGCGAAGCGGAAATTCTTCGGCTACAGCAACGACGTCAACATCGATCAGGCCGATCTCGCGGTCGATCGCCGGGTCAACCTCGCCTGCCGCACGCCGTTCGCGCAGAGCGGCTTCCTGTCCGACGCACCGAGCCCGGCGCTGGGCAATTACGCGACCTTCGACGTGCTCTGCCAGTTCCGCCAATATCTCGGCACCGAGGATCCCGGCCCGAGCGGCGATCTGCGCGCCGTCGAGAATTCAGACGTCACCGAAGAGACCTGGGCTGGCTATGCAATGGCCACCTATGCGGGCCAGATCGGCAGCGTTCCGGTGCGCGGCAATTTCGGCGTGCGCGGCGTCCATACCCAGGTCACTGCGCGCGGCCTGCGCGGCGATCTCGACATCGTCAACAACGCCGACGGCACGATCAGCCTGCGCGCGAACGGCAATTTTGCGGAGACAGAAGTGACGTCGGGCACGATGCGCTGGCTGCCGAGCTTCAACGCGATCTTCGACGTCGCGCCGAAGATCCGCGTGCGCACGGGCATCTATCGCGCGATGTCGCGCCCGGCGCCCAGCGCGCTCGGTGCCGGCCGCCAGATTACGCTCGAGACCGGCGCCGGCTTCACCAACGTCGCCGATGCGATCAACTCGATCATCGCCACCGGCAGCCCGCGTCTTAAGCCGACCATGTCGTGGAACGCCGATGCCGCGTTCGAATATTATGCTAACAAGGACACGCTGTTCGCCGCGACGCTCTACTACAAGCGCTTCACCGGCGGGCTGATGCCGATCGAGACCGACGAGGATTTCACGATCGGCGGCCAGACCTATTCGGTGCCCGTCACCCAGACCACCAACAGCGACGACCAGAGCGATCTCTATGGCGTCGAGCTGACCGCCAGCAATCAGTTCACCTGGCTGCCCCGGCCGCTCGACGGGCTGGGCGCGAAGCTGAGCTACAATTACGCCTGGTCCAACTACGAGACACAGGACATCCGCTATGGCGACGTGATCGACAGCGCGACCGGCGTAGTCGTCCCCGGCCTGATCCCCGCGGCCGGGCTCAGCGGCTATTCGAAACACGTCTTTTCGGCGCAGCTCTTCTACGAGCTGGGGCCGGCCTCGATCCAGGGCATCTACCGCTACCGCTCGCGTTATTATCAGGCGTTCACGAGCAACAATACCCAGCTGCGCTACGTCGAAGGCAACGACACCTTCGACGTCAATCTCGGCCTGAAACTCAACAAGATCGCCGATATCCGCTTCCAGGCGCTCAACATCTTCAACGAGCCGCGCGTCGAATATATGCCGATCGTCGGCAGCACCCGGAACGTGGAATATTATGGCCCGCAATATTTCCTCAGTCTGCGCGTTCGACTGCGCTGA
- a CDS encoding rhamnogalacturonan acetylesterase: protein MLKVAITLATLAALPGAAFAQFEGAQPPLEKREKRVDAPPITAYKLILVGDSTMAPGSGWASAFCAFHVKSNVACLNLGRGGRSTRSYRAEGSWAIALGEARAGGYAKTWVLIQFGHNDQSTKAERWTDLTTEYPANLRQMVTEVRAAGAVPVLLTPLTRREFKDGKLANSLAAWGDEVRKVATAMQVPIVELNRDSARAVEQLGAAEATKLAMAPPADDEVAAASAGTTLRPRPAPEAEATAELPKTGARGRITLKFDYTHVGEAGARVFSKIVANDLAVAVPELRNYLLP from the coding sequence ATGCTGAAAGTTGCAATCACGCTCGCCACGCTGGCGGCCCTGCCCGGGGCGGCCTTCGCCCAGTTTGAGGGCGCGCAGCCGCCGCTGGAGAAACGCGAGAAGCGCGTCGATGCACCGCCGATCACCGCATACAAACTCATCCTCGTCGGCGATTCCACCATGGCGCCGGGCAGCGGCTGGGCGTCGGCGTTCTGCGCGTTCCACGTCAAATCGAACGTGGCGTGCCTCAATCTCGGCCGCGGTGGCCGCTCGACCCGCAGCTACCGCGCAGAGGGCAGCTGGGCGATCGCGCTGGGCGAGGCCAGGGCCGGCGGATATGCCAAAACCTGGGTCCTCATCCAGTTCGGCCATAACGACCAGTCAACCAAGGCCGAGCGCTGGACCGATCTCACCACCGAATATCCGGCCAATTTACGCCAGATGGTCACCGAGGTGCGCGCCGCTGGCGCCGTGCCGGTGCTGCTCACGCCGCTCACCCGTCGCGAGTTCAAGGACGGCAAGCTGGCCAACTCGCTGGCAGCCTGGGGGGACGAAGTGCGCAAGGTCGCAACGGCGATGCAGGTGCCAATCGTCGAGCTGAACCGCGACAGCGCCCGCGCCGTCGAGCAGCTCGGGGCCGCGGAGGCGACCAAGCTCGCCATGGCCCCGCCCGCGGACGACGAAGTTGCCGCCGCCAGCGCCGGAACGACCCTGCGCCCACGCCCCGCGCCCGAGGCTGAAGCGACCGCCGAGCTACCGAAGACGGGCGCGCGCGGCCGCATCACGCTCAAGTTCGATTACACCCATGTCGGCGAAGCCGGCGCGCGCGTCTTCTCGAAGATCGTCGCCAACGACCTTGCCGTCGCGGTGCCCGAACTGCGCAACTATCTGCTTCCCTGA
- a CDS encoding SDR family NAD(P)-dependent oxidoreductase — protein sequence MKLKDKVAIVTGGGRDIGKSVSLQLAAEGARVVVNYRSDAEAAQATVAEIKAAGGTAVLVQADVTKADDVAKLIAESVAAFGHRVDVLVNVAGGMVARKTLAEMDEAFFDHVMELNLKSAFLVTKAVLPHLGEGSAIVNLSSLAGRDGGGPGASIYATAKGALMSFTRSLAKELGPQGIRVNALCPGLIGTSFHDIFSKPEGRKAVAGNTPLRREGHPDEVASAVVFLASNDSAFLTGVNLDINGGLAFS from the coding sequence ATGAAATTGAAGGACAAGGTCGCCATCGTAACCGGCGGCGGGCGTGACATCGGCAAGTCGGTTTCGCTGCAGCTGGCAGCCGAAGGCGCCAGGGTGGTGGTGAACTATCGCAGCGACGCGGAAGCCGCGCAGGCGACCGTCGCCGAGATCAAGGCCGCCGGCGGCACTGCGGTCCTCGTTCAGGCCGACGTGACCAAGGCCGACGACGTGGCGAAGCTGATCGCCGAGAGCGTCGCCGCCTTCGGCCACCGCGTCGACGTGCTGGTCAACGTCGCGGGCGGCATGGTTGCGCGCAAGACGCTGGCCGAGATGGACGAAGCGTTCTTCGACCATGTCATGGAATTGAACCTCAAATCCGCCTTCCTCGTCACCAAGGCAGTGCTGCCGCACCTCGGCGAAGGCAGCGCGATCGTGAACCTCTCCTCGCTCGCCGGTCGCGACGGCGGCGGACCGGGCGCGTCGATCTACGCCACTGCCAAGGGCGCTCTGATGAGCTTCACCCGCAGCCTCGCCAAGGAGCTCGGTCCGCAGGGCATCCGCGTCAACGCGCTGTGCCCGGGCCTGATCGGCACGAGCTTCCACGACATCTTCTCGAAGCCCGAGGGCCGCAAGGCAGTCGCGGGCAACACGCCGCTGCGCCGCGAGGGCCATCCGGACGAAGTCGCCTCGGCAGTCGTCTTCCTCGCATCGAACGACTCCGCGTTCCTGACCGGAGTCAATCTCGACATCAATGGCGGCCTCGCTTTCTCCTGA
- a CDS encoding MFS transporter: MERPFRPLRHAQGQMSMGKVKGLRWLVIALIACATVINYIDRNALAVMWPAVSKDVGADKSDYALLVTVFMIAYAVGQSLFGKLIDRIGTKMGFVLSIAIWSISIGLHAFVRSLASLTFLRATLGVSEAGNWPGAVKANALWFPPQERAFAQGIFNSGAAIGAIIAAPAVAALYGAFGWRTTFLLIGVLGFLWLVPWFWLYRGDPDRHPWLGDEERAHIAARPAAADGVADAAPAPGMLALLRYRQSWAILIARFFLDPVWWLFVSWLPIYLAETFGFDVKQIGMFGWVPFVGAMLGSLGGGWFSGKLISQGWTALGARKLAIAIGCAIMLPALLLTARASDPLTAVLLIAVILFGFQVAINNIQTMPGDYFAGGAVGSLAGISGTAAVAGTLITTWLVPVMTQHSYAPIFALAAAIVPLSLLAILLLGRGVPRTDGAPSIGNQQESA, encoded by the coding sequence ATGGAACGGCCATTTCGCCCGCTTCGACACGCCCAAGGGCAGATGAGCATGGGCAAGGTCAAGGGCCTTCGCTGGCTGGTGATCGCGCTGATCGCCTGCGCCACCGTCATCAACTATATCGATCGCAATGCGTTGGCAGTGATGTGGCCCGCCGTCTCGAAGGACGTCGGCGCGGACAAGTCCGATTACGCGCTGCTCGTGACGGTATTCATGATCGCTTATGCCGTTGGCCAGTCGCTGTTCGGCAAGCTGATCGACCGGATCGGGACGAAGATGGGTTTCGTCCTGTCGATCGCGATCTGGTCGATCTCGATCGGCCTCCACGCCTTTGTCCGTTCGCTCGCGTCGCTCACCTTCCTGCGCGCCACCCTTGGTGTCAGCGAGGCGGGCAATTGGCCGGGTGCGGTCAAGGCCAACGCCTTGTGGTTCCCGCCACAGGAACGCGCCTTCGCGCAGGGCATCTTCAATTCGGGCGCGGCGATCGGCGCGATCATCGCCGCACCCGCAGTTGCCGCGCTCTATGGCGCGTTCGGCTGGCGGACCACCTTCCTGCTGATCGGCGTGCTCGGCTTCCTGTGGCTGGTGCCGTGGTTCTGGCTCTATCGCGGCGATCCCGATCGCCACCCGTGGCTCGGCGACGAAGAGCGCGCGCACATTGCCGCCCGCCCCGCCGCCGCTGACGGCGTAGCCGACGCAGCGCCCGCTCCCGGCATGCTGGCGCTGCTGCGCTATCGCCAGAGCTGGGCGATCCTGATCGCGCGCTTCTTTCTCGATCCCGTCTGGTGGCTGTTCGTGTCGTGGCTGCCGATCTATCTCGCCGAAACCTTCGGCTTCGACGTCAAACAGATCGGCATGTTCGGCTGGGTGCCGTTCGTCGGCGCGATGCTGGGAAGCCTCGGCGGCGGCTGGTTCTCGGGCAAGCTGATCTCGCAGGGCTGGACCGCACTCGGCGCGCGGAAACTCGCCATCGCGATCGGCTGCGCGATCATGCTGCCGGCGCTGCTGCTCACTGCCCGTGCCTCGGATCCGCTCACCGCCGTGCTGCTGATCGCGGTGATCCTGTTCGGCTTCCAGGTGGCGATCAACAATATCCAGACCATGCCGGGCGACTATTTCGCCGGCGGTGCCGTCGGCAGCCTCGCCGGCATCAGCGGTACTGCGGCAGTGGCCGGCACGCTCATCACGACGTGGCTGGTGCCCGTAATGACCCAGCACAGCTACGCCCCGATCTTCGCGCTCGCCGCGGCGATCGTGCCGCTTTCGCTGCTCGCCATCCTGCTGCTCGGCCGCGGTGTTCCGCGGACCGACGGCGCCCCCTCTATCGGCAACCAACAGGAATCAGCATGA
- a CDS encoding alginate lyase family protein, giving the protein MTRIPLFLAGTALFAAAPARTQTAPGTQPTLFRAAEMAATAKQATAYPLFAAEQTRVRKEVDKAIRAGIVVPVPRDPGGGYTHEQHKRNYTAIYGAGLLFRITGEKRYADYARAMLLDYARLYPTLANHPAASDQRPGRLFWQSLNDSVWAVYAVQGYDAIRETLSETDRATIDSGVFHPMARFLSTGQADEFDQIHNHATWACAAVGMIGYTLREPDLVNVALKGLKGDGKFGFLAQIDQLFSPDGYYVEGPYYQRYAMLPFVLFARFIEANEPNRQIFKHRDGVLLKAIRTSIQTTYDGYFFPLNDAMPDKSLRTDELYQAVAIGYEVTRDPALLSIAGWQGRTTLTPDGLAVARDLAGGKAKPFPFASQFLSDGPDGDRGGLAIMRSGPGDKDQVLVAKNAAMGMGHGHFDKLSWILYDNGHAIVTDYGAARFLNVESKDGGRYLKENESWAKQTVAHNTLVVNETSNFGGKWKAGNKLAPRQLFWSSDASATVSTAEMIGAYPGVRYRRTLVQLPVEGSESPLVVDLLDVTGDKPATYDLPLHYSGQITAIGFPLQSNATERPVLGKAAGYQHIWVDATGTPNADNATVTWINDNRFYTWRMLPPEGSSVILGESGANDPRFNLRREPMLIQRVTGVANTRFVGVLEPHGNYDAGEEKTIASNSRIRRLAHVRTADADLITIDLADGGRVTLAIASSADANAAHSATLDGRKLEWNGHFARFDTPKGR; this is encoded by the coding sequence ATGACTCGTATCCCACTCTTCCTTGCCGGCACCGCGCTGTTCGCAGCCGCGCCCGCCCGCACGCAGACTGCGCCGGGCACCCAGCCCACGCTATTTCGCGCGGCCGAAATGGCGGCAACCGCCAAGCAGGCGACCGCTTACCCCCTGTTCGCTGCCGAGCAGACGCGTGTTCGCAAGGAAGTCGACAAGGCGATTCGGGCCGGGATCGTAGTGCCGGTGCCCAGGGATCCGGGCGGCGGCTACACCCACGAGCAGCACAAACGAAATTACACCGCGATCTACGGCGCCGGGCTGCTGTTCCGGATCACTGGCGAGAAACGCTACGCCGATTATGCGCGTGCGATGCTGCTCGATTACGCCAGGCTCTATCCGACGCTCGCCAACCATCCCGCGGCGAGCGACCAGCGGCCGGGCCGGCTGTTCTGGCAGAGCCTCAACGACTCGGTCTGGGCGGTCTATGCCGTGCAGGGCTATGACGCAATCCGTGAGACGCTGAGCGAGACTGACCGCGCAACGATCGACTCCGGGGTCTTCCACCCGATGGCGCGCTTCCTGTCGACCGGCCAGGCAGACGAGTTCGACCAGATCCACAACCATGCGACCTGGGCCTGCGCCGCGGTCGGCATGATCGGCTACACGCTGCGCGAACCGGACCTCGTCAATGTCGCGCTCAAGGGCCTCAAGGGCGATGGCAAATTCGGCTTCCTCGCCCAGATCGACCAGCTCTTCTCGCCCGACGGCTATTATGTCGAGGGCCCCTATTACCAGCGCTACGCAATGCTGCCCTTCGTGCTGTTCGCGCGCTTCATCGAGGCGAACGAGCCGAACCGGCAGATCTTCAAGCACCGCGACGGGGTGTTGCTCAAGGCAATCCGCACGTCGATCCAGACGACCTATGACGGCTATTTCTTCCCGTTGAACGACGCGATGCCGGACAAGAGCCTGCGCACCGACGAGCTCTATCAGGCGGTGGCGATCGGCTATGAAGTCACAAGGGATCCGGCTTTGCTGTCGATCGCCGGGTGGCAGGGCCGCACCACCCTCACCCCCGACGGCCTCGCGGTCGCGCGCGATCTGGCGGGTGGCAAGGCAAAGCCTTTCCCCTTCGCCTCGCAATTCCTGAGCGACGGCCCCGATGGCGATCGCGGCGGCCTCGCGATCATGCGCTCGGGTCCGGGCGACAAGGACCAGGTGCTCGTCGCCAAGAACGCCGCGATGGGCATGGGCCATGGCCATTTCGATAAATTGTCGTGGATCCTCTACGACAACGGCCACGCGATCGTGACCGATTACGGCGCCGCGCGCTTCCTCAACGTCGAGAGCAAGGACGGCGGGCGCTACCTCAAGGAAAACGAGAGCTGGGCGAAGCAGACCGTCGCGCACAACACCCTGGTTGTGAACGAGACGAGCAATTTCGGCGGCAAGTGGAAGGCCGGCAACAAGCTAGCGCCCAGGCAACTCTTCTGGTCGAGCGACGCGAGCGCCACCGTCAGCACCGCCGAGATGATCGGCGCATATCCGGGCGTGCGCTATCGCCGCACCCTGGTTCAGCTGCCGGTCGAGGGCAGCGAGAGCCCGCTGGTCGTCGACTTGCTCGACGTGACCGGCGACAAACCCGCCACTTATGACTTGCCGCTCCATTATTCCGGCCAGATCACTGCGATCGGCTTTCCGCTCCAGTCGAACGCGACCGAACGGCCGGTGCTGGGCAAGGCGGCGGGCTATCAGCACATCTGGGTCGACGCGACCGGCACTCCGAATGCGGACAATGCCACGGTCACCTGGATCAACGACAACCGCTTCTACACCTGGCGGATGCTGCCTCCAGAAGGTTCGAGCGTGATCCTCGGCGAGAGCGGCGCCAACGATCCGCGCTTCAATCTGCGCCGCGAGCCGATGCTGATCCAGCGCGTCACCGGCGTGGCGAACACCCGGTTCGTCGGCGTGCTCGAGCCGCACGGCAATTACGACGCCGGCGAAGAGAAGACGATTGCGAGCAACAGCCGGATCAGGCGCCTCGCGCATGTCCGCACCGCCGACGCCGACCTGATCACGATCGATCTGGCCGACGGTGGCCGCGTCACGCTCGCCATCGCTTCGTCGGCCGATGCCAATGCCGCACACAGCGCCACGCTGGATGGCAGGAAGCTCGAATGGAACGGCCATTTCGCCCGCTTCGACACGCCCAAGGGCAGATGA
- a CDS encoding helix-turn-helix domain-containing protein, producing MHAATNLHDNLDHERRISKPPCAPPRLTPTQMEVLRCVHSGLLNKQIAYELGIAEATVKVHMTALMRKLNVRNRTQAAIAAGSFGWSRP from the coding sequence ATGCATGCAGCGACCAATTTGCATGACAATCTCGATCACGAGCGGAGGATCTCCAAGCCTCCCTGCGCACCGCCGCGCCTCACACCGACGCAGATGGAGGTGTTGCGCTGCGTCCATTCGGGCCTGCTCAACAAGCAGATCGCCTATGAACTCGGGATCGCCGAGGCGACGGTGAAAGTCCACATGACTGCCCTGATGCGCAAGCTGAACGTCCGCAACCGCACCCAGGCAGCGATCGCGGCCGGAAGCTTCGGCTGGTCGCGGCCTTGA
- a CDS encoding gluconokinase, whose product MGVSGCGKSTLGTLLAEALGCPFLEGDDFHAREAVAKMRGGQPLTDEDRWPWLARLGEATARSAADHGMAVAACSALRRCYRDRLRTTIGLPVRFVLLENDRNRLLERLADRAAHFMPVSLLDSQLATLEPPLADEAAITLVTEDSPQALRDAVLARLADGKIC is encoded by the coding sequence ATGGGCGTGAGCGGGTGCGGGAAATCGACCTTGGGCACCTTGCTCGCCGAAGCGCTGGGCTGCCCGTTTCTCGAGGGCGACGATTTCCACGCGCGCGAAGCGGTCGCCAAGATGCGCGGCGGCCAGCCGCTGACCGACGAGGATCGCTGGCCGTGGCTGGCGCGGCTCGGCGAGGCGACCGCCCGATCGGCCGCGGATCATGGCATGGCGGTAGCCGCCTGCTCGGCGCTGCGCAGATGCTATCGGGATCGCTTGCGAACGACGATCGGCCTGCCGGTGCGGTTCGTCTTGCTGGAGAACGACCGGAATCGATTGCTGGAGCGTCTGGCGGACCGCGCAGCGCATTTCATGCCTGTCAGCCTTCTCGACAGCCAGCTCGCCACGTTGGAACCACCGCTCGCCGACGAGGCCGCCATCACCCTTGTGACGGAGGATTCCCCGCAGGCTCTGCGCGACGCGGTTCTGGCACGACTGGCCGACGGCAAAATCTGTTAG